ctgcttttgaacagagatgaagaatgcagagatctgagaccactgcagaaccacagaggatgaaaaatgtgttgctccgaggcgtctgcaaaacctattgattggttgggagcagtttattgtctattgggggtaggaggacattgttgataaatcgtaggacatggttccatgactgactagtggctcgcgttgatgaaatgatgactttgttgaagctggtcagattggaggagcagcgccagatgagggaacacgaatctgggaacggaaataagtcgcaggaatggatgtgtgatgcagggaagcagggcgttactatgatggtagatactgagcatctcaaaaacagctgagtaaggttgcttcatgaccaggtccttgaagaggggaagagttgaaatttgAGAACGTTAGTTCCTACAAAATGTTGaagaggagggggactcctgcgaatcgCTCAGAGTGacaactgcaggaatgtatataAAAGTTGGAGcatgcgagcttcacagtgatagcaaaccagcttagagactgtataaaatttgtggtgttatcctgccatctagtggttatgattagaattaaccattggcttgtgTGACGCCgagtagaatatatttggttattgtgattaaaatccttgtcggtgtagaacaacaattgcgtatccttttagatttgaatatcttcgttacatgttttaggacagttagtcatgtatataaatacattaacacagtattagatgtcacaattcagcAAGTTGAACGAaccctcgcagattgtgaaagcgcagcagcagcaagccagaagattgcagtactgaggcacggagctcgcagtgcggatgaagctgcctggtcaccatggtgacttaccactccccgcagtcacgcaatgaggccGTTGtcgtggtagccacggactgagtgGTGCCgttggaaaagttgcagaacagcagtgttgttggagcatgttgtgaccagtcaaaaGCACGAGCCGCCACATGTTGAAATGGAGTAAGAAAtcgactggataggtctttaaaatgttgaacgtagctaatagaaatccagggcaggatcttctgaaggaacggtaatttgtgcgggctctgggagcggaggaggggcgcttgattgcaagcgaagagtaaaggaatgttcagctgacagatctttgtggtggattaaaaagaggaattatggcaaggcaaacgctgccgacgggaatgtcgatgtcctgttgaaggagctttagaggtttcaGTGGAGGggcagtctgtctaataaagacacgaacgagttgagaaatgaagctgcggtttggacggtgctgttgctgggctggaggctggaaagagcaggaaagactaactctggagctcctgcagccgaatggagaagctgaatgatgagaagcagcaccggagcaggtaggaaaatatttgataatatcttgggagcgctgtgcagagaattgacctccagtgaaaggcaacgaagtatggattagcggtgaagcacgaaaagactgcgtctgagcgtttgcttcAAAAACTAAACGCTAGAcagtgaaggtgcaagtgatcagggcttaaatagagaataggtactaattgacaggaaattggaagccccctgctgcacgacCCATGAACTACGCAGGCTAacatttaaatggtctgactgtacAAGTCtgactttttttctgctatgtactgtacagtgctttgcgtacttttgtataaaaagtgctatataaatgcaataaataaataatacttttcaaGCCATTGTTTTAGCTTATCGCTGCCGTACTTATGAATGTTAGGAACCCTATCAGCAAACAGCTCCTTATATTGCCTCAGCAATGCAACTAATACAAAGGGACGGACCTTCGTGAGATCAAAGTGTTTGGAAACAATGCAATGGGAACCTTAAAACTGACCTTTGAAACATTttcaagaagaaaacagaaattataaTTATGACCAAAATAATATATGATTCTTGAATTTCTCACTAGTAGTACTGTATTCACAGACCACTGGTTTATATTGTCCCACTCACTATTTAATTACTGGAATTTTGGAAAGATGTAGGAAGTACCTGCTTCCCACAAGCACTgtgtcaaccattctgaaaaaccagGGTACTAAAAACCAGGGTACTACAGCAGGCCGATGAACAGCAAACAGGATGCAAGTTGTCAGTGTTTCTGATttgggacatgcagatttcaagtgcagttaatttacaatgtatactttttaaaaaaccaaccacattttcaataaaatgcacagatcTTTTAAATTCTTAATAATGTAGCAGATTACAGTGTTGGAGGAAAGAATGAGGAGTcagtgtgtaaaatgaacaggcacGTTTATTCACACACAGGTCAGTGGCGGACGACACACGGCAACTCAGCCAGGCCCCCGCTGTCCTGTACGCGGCTCAGGAGGACCTGGGTGGGGACAATTAGACAAAgtaataaatgtatgtaaataaagcacaaacacactgatagagacataacacaagcaatgagaaaGAACACACTCAGTCCATAGTCCCGCTGCCATGCCCCCCTGATAACACAAACAATGAGAGTGAATGCACTCAGTCCACAGCCCCACTGCCATGCCCATTCATAACACAAACAATGAGAACGAACACACTCAGTCTACTGTCCCACTGCCACGCCCCCTcataacacaagcaatgagaaaGAACACACTCAGTCCATAGTCCCGCTGCCATGCCCCCCTGATAACACAAACAATGAGAACGAACACACTCAGTCCACAACCCTGCTGCCACGCACCcctgataacacaagcaatgagaatGAAAGCACTCAGTCCACAGTCCTGTGGCCACGCCCCCTGgtaacacaagcaatgagaatGAAAGCACTCAGTGCATAGTGCTGTGGCCACGCCCCCCCTCATAACATAAGCAATGAGAACGAACGCCCTCAGTGCACAGTCCTGTGGCCACACCCcctgataacacaagcaatgagaacgaacacactcagtgcacagtccTGCGGCCACACCCCCTGAGAGAACGAACACACTCAGTCCACAGTCCCGCTGCTGTCTCTGACAGTGCTGCCGCCACTCTGTAAAAAGAATTCCaaattgatttcagtgttactgtaatttTAATCAAAACTGACAATATGCATTTGGCTTTGTCTCTGGCTTACTGGTAAGACAAATtattttgctggtcccttgaaattcacaTCAGTGAGACTGTAGTAAATGTTATATTGAACATAAAAGCTcacaaaataatactaatatgTGTTATGCAATAGGCATAACCATCACTTCAAGCTTTCTCACATTTTCCAATATGGGCATGTATCTATACTAGAGTAGAAATCAACACAGCTCACTGCTCACTCAATATCCGGTGCAGCCTTGGTCACATGAAGGATACGTTATGAGTCATAAGAGTTATTTATATTTCATTGGATTGACCTTGCCAGTATCCATACATGTGTACAGTCATCCAGATCACATTGACTTCAGTTGAACCGAAAAGGTAAAGTCCCTGCCTCTTTCTGACAGTAGAAGGGTAGAAAAGATACACGGTACTGCGGTGACCAAAGcattgcatcatcctatagaattaatacattttgcttcataaagtcaaatgctacctgctgaataatgttacattgaaatatacttaatgtaaaaataaaaaataacattacatactgtactactattatgacttttctttgattacatgatgttaaataaaatatcaaaatgatgtgattatagtttaaaaaaaagacgtCTAAATCCTACAGTTCTAGGctatgcaaaacctttggctgtTGGGATTATTAAACTGCAAAACACCATTACTtgttcatatatttattatatacaaaaaGATGTGAACAGGGTCAgagtaatatatacacacactgcctTTATCAATATAAACAGTAAATCTATAAACACACTGCctttataaatataaacagtaaatCTATACACACAGACATGAAGTACAGTATAGGTAGATAgctacagtcgcagacaaaattattggcaccctacaTTTAATATAAGACCATTCAAGAAAGCAGaggcatttagtgaacattacccactaattaatatgataaAGGCCAAAATACAGAAATCCCGCTAGCTTAACAAACAGgctttatagaaattaaaaaaaacaaaggcacttAATCAATTTCTTGAATGATCTtctattaagtgtagggtgctaATATTTGTCTCTACAACTGTATTTCATCCAGTGAAAAGTACAGCAGACTCAAAGTGCTTCACAGGTACGTGCTCCTCTGCAGGTGCAGCGGGGGTCTGCAGGCTCGCATCATCATGGTGCTGGTCAGTGCAATGGCAGTCTCCGATTCCTTGGAGCTCTTCTGCATGCTGGCGATGTCTCTGCTGGTCTGATCTGCCGCTGGCTTGAGGAAGATGCCCTTCATGGTGGACTGGAAGTTGTTGGTTACAAAGCAGTAGACGATTGGATCCATGCAGCTGTTGAGACTGCTGAGGGTGACAGTGACGTGGTAGATAATCAAGCTGACGTGGCGGGGCATGTCTGGGTATGCATAGACCAGCACCTGCCGGATGTGGAAGGGAGTGAAGCAGATCATGAAGATGACCAGCACGGTGACCAGCAGCTGGACAGCTCGCATTCTCCGCTCACGGCTCTGTAGCATCCGGTCGCTGCTGGACAGGGCGCACATGATGCGGACGGTGAAGACCACGATGATGATCAGGGGCACAAGGAACTCGAAGGTGGTCAGGGCGAAGAGCTTGGAGAGGCAACAGGTGGCATATTTGATGGCTGTGATCAGGATGGAGTAGGTCACCACGATGGCAAAGAGCCATATGAAGATGCAGATGCCCTTGGCGTAGTTTTGGTTCCTCCACTTGTGGGAGGCCTCCACTTGGACAATGGCAAGGTAGCGGTCCACGCAGATGCAGGTGAGGAAGAGGATGCTGCAGTACATGTTGACGAAGTAGCTGAAAATGTGCACGAAGGAGCAGGTGAGGCAATCCCCTCCACTGTAGTACAAGATGATCCGGGTGGGCAGAGAGAAGCCCACCAGGAGGTCGGTGATCACTAGGTTGATGGTGTAGATCACTGATGTTGTCTTTGGTTTAGTGCGGAAGCAGAAGATGTACAGAGCCAGGCTGTTCAGGATGATGCCCACAAGGAAGATAAGGACGTTTATCACGATCAGAGCTATCCACAAGCTGTAGAAGTCATTGTAAAGGGCCTCGTCTAGGTGAGCCAATTTATGCAAGTATGAGTCCTTCTGGACCTGGGAGCTGAGGTTGTGCGTGGGCACAGGGGTCACACTTGGGAAGTAACTGCCTTCAGTGGAAGTGGACTCCATGATTCTGAGTTGGGTCCCAGCCtagaaaacaaattgaaacatAGATCTGATTATTTTCATGGAAAATGTAACAAAGAATGCAGGTGCTGACACATTTGAATGTGTACTGATAAGGGAATCAGTATGTGCAGCAATTGTACATAGCCAGTAGGgggtgctgtgctgcagtgtatatgtgtgtgtgtgtgtgtgtttatatatatatatatatatatatatatatatatatatatatatatatatatatatatatatatatatatatattatatatatatatatatatatatattgccagtACGAGAGCAATTAGGTGTTCAGTGTTTATTCTGCACGAATTATTAATACATGGTACCAGGGTTAATTcattgtgtttaatataataataataaaaaaaatgaatacgaTAAGGCAACCAGCTGAACTTACGATGTCTATAAATGAACATGTGAACAGGATTCACAGAAGGAGAGAAGGACAAGCACGCGGCTGTCTTGGAAAAAATTGAATCATATTGCACACcaagaaaaaatgaaaacctaCGAAATCTTGTGTTCAGAATCGGATTGCAGAAAGACGATGAATCGTTTGAATGCTACGGAACTGATTTGCAGCTTAAAAGCCAGTCCTGCTGTGTGGCTCCATGAGGCGAAATACTAATAGGAATACAATTCGACAAAGTATGCGCACGTCTGTTACGAGAGATGGACTTAAATCCAGTACAGACGGCAGAGGCAACGAAATggcaaaagaaaacatttgacaatgaaaaataaaaagttatggaTGTAGGGCAGAAAGGCGAAAGTAATAAAAATGATAAGACCAACTCAGATAAAACCAAGGAGCTCCAGTCTAAAATATGTGGCTGATGCAGTCATACTTTCTGAATCATCTTTTCTGGTTTTCTTGAAATAAAATGGAATGACTCCTTATATCCCCTGTCTGCTACCTCTTTTCTTGCTGTAGCAACAACCAAAACCACATCAGAACAACTTGAGAAAGACATCATTGGaagttaaaaaaaacccaaatgtaCAAACCCCAGTTCAGTGTGGTTTCTAAAGATGTGACTTGATTTGATTATTCAAACGTGCCCTTTCCTATTATAAAGACAGTTGGGAGTAATTTGGCTGCTATTTTTAATGTCTAGTTCACAGTTTTAAAGAGCTgtcaaatgtgtgttttatgacTGAAGGAGGCAAGATGAGATTGACTATCCTGACGGTGTAAAAATGTACCTGAAAGAAATATTTGTAACAAATCATAATTGGTAACATTGATTCTAACAGTTCATCTACAGAA
This Polyodon spathula isolate WHYD16114869_AA chromosome 3, ASM1765450v1, whole genome shotgun sequence DNA region includes the following protein-coding sequences:
- the LOC121308871 gene encoding G-protein coupled receptor 20-like: MESTSTEGSYFPSVTPVPTHNLSSQVQKDSYLHKLAHLDEALYNDFYSLWIALIVINVLIFLVGIILNSLALYIFCFRTKPKTTSVIYTINLVITDLLVGFSLPTRIILYYSGGDCLTCSFVHIFSYFVNMYCSILFLTCICVDRYLAIVQVEASHKWRNQNYAKGICIFIWLFAIVVTYSILITAIKYATCCLSKLFALTTFEFLVPLIIIVVFTVRIMCALSSSDRMLQSRERRMRAVQLLVTVLVIFMICFTPFHIRQVLVYAYPDMPRHVSLIIYHVTVTLSSLNSCMDPIVYCFVTNNFQSTMKGIFLKPAADQTSRDIASMQKSSKESETAIALTSTMMMRACRPPLHLQRSTYL